A single window of Candidatus Flexicrinis affinis DNA harbors:
- a CDS encoding glycoside hydrolase family 127 protein, protein MASVNVESPVPVDLRKVQVTGGLWQERQTVNRSSTIPAVYHQLEKTGRIDAWRMDPNRERPKKRSVIYMFFDSDTAKWLEAVGYSLATHPDPELEALADRVIDMIAEAQLSDGYLNTYFPILEPENRWKNLRDWHEMYNAGHLIEGAIAYYEATGKRKILDVLQRYADHIESMFGPREGQKHGYPGHPELELALVKLYRATGEMKYLNLAKYFIDERGQQPHYFDLEAKERGEDPADFWFKNYRYCQAHLPLREQTEATGHAVRACYLYAGVADIARETNDTELLDLSRRLWDDLTTHQMYITGGLGPAHSNEGFTFAYDLPNETAYAETCAAISLAFWAHRMFHIDPDGRYIDVMERALYNNVLSGVSHSGDHFFYANPLASYPYVNPYEHLSGIATDEHYERQEWYFCPCCPPNVARLVASIGEYMVSAAPGRVYVHLYNDSIADVDLGGRAVRLIQQTQYPWDGTVNITVRTDSTQRFDMALRIPGWCSQFSLAVNGNGVSATVERGYAHVDREWHDGDVVTLTLQMPVERIAPHPMIRQNAGQIALQRGPIVYCLEQVDNGPRLANVTLARDAALTAEFDRTLMGGAVVVRGSAHRVEPQEWADDLYRPLPEMSLVAVPFEFKAVPYFMWANREPGEMRVWLRES, encoded by the coding sequence ATGGCATCCGTTAACGTTGAGTCACCGGTTCCTGTTGATTTACGCAAAGTACAAGTGACGGGCGGTCTTTGGCAGGAACGCCAGACCGTGAACCGCAGCAGCACGATTCCGGCAGTCTATCACCAGCTTGAGAAGACCGGGCGCATTGACGCGTGGCGCATGGATCCCAACCGGGAGCGCCCCAAGAAACGCAGCGTCATTTACATGTTTTTCGACTCGGACACGGCAAAGTGGCTCGAAGCCGTGGGCTACAGCCTCGCCACGCACCCCGATCCCGAACTTGAAGCTTTGGCCGATCGGGTGATTGACATGATTGCCGAGGCACAGCTCTCCGACGGCTACCTGAATACGTACTTCCCGATTCTCGAACCGGAGAATCGGTGGAAGAACCTGCGCGACTGGCATGAGATGTACAACGCCGGCCATCTCATCGAAGGGGCGATCGCCTACTATGAGGCGACCGGAAAGCGCAAGATCCTCGACGTGCTGCAGCGTTACGCAGACCACATCGAGTCGATGTTCGGCCCGCGCGAAGGCCAGAAGCATGGCTATCCCGGCCATCCCGAGCTGGAGCTGGCGCTCGTCAAGCTGTATCGCGCGACCGGCGAGATGAAGTATCTGAACCTCGCCAAGTACTTTATCGATGAACGCGGACAGCAACCGCACTATTTCGACCTTGAGGCCAAGGAGCGCGGAGAAGACCCCGCCGACTTCTGGTTTAAGAATTACCGGTACTGTCAGGCGCATCTGCCACTGCGAGAGCAGACCGAGGCGACCGGTCATGCCGTGCGCGCATGCTATCTGTATGCAGGCGTGGCCGACATCGCCCGCGAGACGAATGATACCGAACTGCTCGATCTGTCCAGACGGCTCTGGGACGACCTGACGACCCACCAGATGTACATTACAGGCGGCCTCGGCCCGGCGCATTCCAACGAGGGTTTCACCTTTGCGTACGACCTTCCGAATGAAACCGCCTACGCCGAGACATGCGCAGCGATTTCGCTCGCATTCTGGGCGCATCGGATGTTCCATATCGATCCGGACGGTCGCTATATCGACGTGATGGAACGTGCGCTGTACAACAACGTCCTGAGCGGCGTATCACACAGCGGCGATCACTTTTTCTACGCCAACCCGCTTGCGTCGTATCCGTACGTGAATCCCTACGAGCACCTGAGCGGCATTGCGACCGACGAGCACTACGAGCGGCAGGAGTGGTACTTCTGCCCGTGCTGTCCGCCCAATGTTGCACGGCTTGTTGCCAGTATCGGCGAATACATGGTCTCGGCCGCGCCGGGCCGCGTGTATGTCCACCTGTATAACGACAGCATTGCCGATGTCGATCTAGGTGGGCGCGCGGTTCGCTTGATCCAGCAGACGCAGTATCCGTGGGACGGCACCGTGAACATCACGGTTCGGACGGACAGCACCCAACGGTTCGACATGGCGCTACGCATTCCGGGTTGGTGCTCGCAGTTCTCGCTTGCGGTGAACGGCAACGGAGTCTCGGCCACAGTGGAACGCGGCTATGCCCACGTCGACCGCGAGTGGCACGACGGCGACGTCGTAACGTTGACACTGCAGATGCCGGTGGAACGCATTGCGCCACACCCGATGATCCGCCAGAACGCAGGACAGATCGCGCTCCAACGCGGGCCAATCGTTTACTGCCTCGAACAGGTCGATAACGGGCCGCGGCTAGCGAACGTGACTCTGGCCCGCGATGCGGCGCTGACGGCGGAGTTCGATCGAACGCTGATGGGCGGCGCCGTAGTGGTTCGAGGCTCTGCGCATCGCGTCGAGCCGCAGGAGTGGGCCGACGACCTATATCGCCCGCTGCCGGAGATGAGCCTCGTGGCAGTGCCGTTCGAGTTCAAGGCGGTGCCGTACTTCATGTGGGCGAACCGCGAGCCCGGTGAGATGCGCGTTTGGCTGCGCGAGTCGTAG
- a CDS encoding aldo/keto reductase — translation MKFQQLGQTGIQVSSLCLGAMYFGSRNDEATSHRLLDQYVDAGGSFIDTANIYSHWVEGFRGGESETLLGAWMKARGNRDRIFLASKVGFGYGDVPKRLRASDIQQECDKSLRRLQVDTIDLYYAHVDDRTTPLEESLEAMNRLVDAGKVRFIGASNYLAWRLEQARWISETRGWAKFCCVQQHYTFLKLRGGMNVAPQEMANDDLLDYVANSGLTLLAYSVLQSGAYTRPERGFRKELQTPDNGRRLETLAAVAAETGATVNQVILKWMMNRSVIPLIAASSSEQLAENIGALDVDLTADQMDRLNRAGVDWPGRLT, via the coding sequence ATGAAATTTCAGCAACTTGGACAGACCGGCATACAGGTCAGCAGCCTATGCCTCGGCGCGATGTACTTCGGCTCGAGAAACGACGAGGCCACGTCGCACCGCCTGCTCGATCAATATGTCGATGCCGGCGGCAGTTTTATCGATACCGCCAACATCTATTCGCACTGGGTTGAAGGGTTCCGCGGCGGAGAGAGCGAAACGCTGTTGGGCGCGTGGATGAAGGCGCGAGGCAACCGAGACCGCATATTCCTTGCTTCGAAAGTCGGCTTCGGCTACGGTGACGTCCCTAAACGTCTGCGCGCAAGTGACATCCAGCAGGAGTGCGACAAGAGCCTGAGGCGGCTGCAAGTCGACACCATCGACCTGTACTATGCCCACGTCGATGATCGGACGACCCCGCTAGAGGAGTCGCTCGAAGCGATGAATCGGCTGGTCGACGCCGGCAAAGTGCGCTTTATCGGCGCGAGCAACTACTTGGCGTGGCGACTCGAGCAAGCGCGTTGGATCAGCGAAACGCGCGGGTGGGCCAAGTTCTGCTGCGTCCAGCAGCACTACACCTTCCTGAAGCTTCGCGGCGGCATGAACGTCGCCCCGCAGGAGATGGCGAACGACGACTTGCTCGACTATGTCGCTAACAGCGGGCTTACGTTGCTGGCCTACAGCGTGCTGCAATCGGGCGCGTATACGCGCCCCGAGCGCGGCTTCCGCAAGGAACTTCAGACGCCCGATAACGGCAGGCGGCTGGAAACGCTCGCGGCGGTGGCGGCGGAGACCGGTGCAACCGTCAATCAAGTCATCCTGAAGTGGATGATGAACCGCTCGGTCATCCCGCTCATCGCCGCCAGCAGCAGCGAGCAGCTCGCTGAGAACATCGGCGCACTGGATGTTGACCTCACCGCAGATCAAATGGACCGACTGAATAGGGCGGGCGTTGATTGGCCGGGTCGCTTAACATAG
- a CDS encoding ABC transporter substrate-binding protein, producing the protein MNKRLSLIVSVTVLLLAALVLSVPMVGAQDPAPEPTPIVAELGSGSIKVSFWSGLTGSDGTTLNAMLAEFSAENPEYAITHEIIPWATMYTKTQAAFVAGNPPDLMLMHASEIPQFAGYGVLEDLSSWYTANGGWFPTDDISGPTLDGLTYNGAIYGIPLDNHGRGLWINKEMFEAAGIDTDPATAPTTYEGWVELFQKLTIDVNGNNALSPDFDPENIAVYGYATGEWPRVNFQSVLAQHGGSILNEDGTQVVVNSEAGVTALQQTYDLIYKYNVAAPPAGFDSWQMFPGQTLAVIPTGTWFVNHATTSAEFEWMAWPQVQWGPEKGTWFGQHVFMLPVGSSGEKREAVETILRWISDHQVEWAASGQVPARLSAQAALDPVNYPSNILLGQGFSEYGVQDPKSTVVQEMYAILEPELGAALDNLKTPEQALNDAAERMQQALDRAF; encoded by the coding sequence ATGAACAAACGTCTGTCGTTAATCGTTTCCGTAACCGTGCTGCTGCTTGCCGCACTCGTTCTGTCCGTCCCCATGGTCGGCGCGCAGGATCCGGCGCCTGAACCGACCCCAATCGTTGCCGAGCTCGGTAGTGGCTCGATCAAGGTTTCCTTCTGGAGCGGTCTGACCGGTTCGGACGGCACGACCCTAAACGCGATGCTCGCAGAGTTCAGCGCCGAGAACCCTGAATACGCCATTACCCACGAGATCATTCCGTGGGCAACGATGTACACCAAGACGCAGGCAGCGTTTGTCGCTGGCAATCCGCCCGATCTGATGCTGATGCACGCGTCGGAAATCCCGCAATTCGCCGGCTACGGCGTGCTTGAGGACCTGAGCAGCTGGTACACGGCTAACGGCGGTTGGTTCCCGACCGACGACATCTCTGGCCCGACACTTGACGGCTTGACCTACAACGGCGCGATCTACGGCATTCCGCTTGACAATCACGGCCGCGGCCTGTGGATCAACAAGGAAATGTTCGAGGCCGCAGGCATTGATACCGATCCGGCGACAGCCCCGACGACTTACGAAGGCTGGGTCGAGCTGTTCCAGAAGCTGACCATCGACGTCAACGGCAACAACGCCCTGTCGCCGGACTTCGACCCTGAGAACATTGCAGTTTACGGTTACGCCACGGGTGAATGGCCGCGCGTGAACTTCCAATCGGTCCTCGCCCAGCACGGCGGCAGCATCCTGAACGAAGACGGCACGCAGGTCGTCGTCAATTCGGAGGCCGGTGTTACCGCACTTCAGCAGACCTACGACCTGATCTACAAGTACAATGTCGCGGCACCGCCCGCGGGTTTCGATTCTTGGCAGATGTTCCCGGGCCAGACGCTGGCAGTCATCCCGACCGGCACGTGGTTTGTGAACCATGCGACGACATCGGCCGAGTTCGAGTGGATGGCGTGGCCGCAGGTGCAGTGGGGTCCTGAGAAGGGCACGTGGTTCGGTCAGCACGTGTTCATGCTGCCGGTCGGCAGCTCCGGCGAGAAGCGCGAAGCCGTTGAGACGATCCTCCGTTGGATCAGCGACCATCAGGTCGAGTGGGCCGCGTCCGGTCAGGTGCCTGCCCGCCTGTCGGCACAGGCTGCGCTCGATCCTGTGAACTACCCCTCCAACATCTTGCTCGGCCAGGGGTTCTCTGAGTACGGAGTCCAGGATCCGAAGAGCACGGTGGTTCAGGAAATGTACGCCATCCTTGAGCCCGAACTTGGCGCCGCACTCGACAACCTGAAGACGCCGGAACAGGCACTCAATGATGCCGCCGAGCGGATGCAGCAGGCTCTCGACCGCGCGTTCTAG
- a CDS encoding sugar ABC transporter permease, with protein MKRREAIAAYLFLLPFLAFFAVFTVRAVINAVQISFYEYQILRPARPYIGFDNYLELFNDDIWWQSLEQTIIFTLMTVAGTSVVALISAVAVTQPIKGQGFFRVLLYMPSLFSVGAVGLIWVWLLNTQYGVLNYFLSFLGVRPIGWLSDPNLVVPSLSLTTVWWTFGFPMLIFIAGLQGIPETLYEAARIDGANGRQVFFRITLPLLRPTILFVTVTGVIAHFQVYGQPFIMTTGGPGRESYTVIYYLYQIAWTAFRMGYGAAIAVVLALIIATVTAIQFFFIGRRVEY; from the coding sequence TTGAAGAGGCGGGAGGCAATTGCTGCATATCTCTTCCTGCTGCCCTTCTTGGCCTTCTTTGCGGTCTTCACGGTTCGTGCTGTTATCAACGCCGTTCAGATCAGCTTCTACGAATACCAAATCTTGCGGCCCGCGCGTCCATACATTGGTTTCGACAATTACCTTGAGCTGTTCAACGACGACATCTGGTGGCAGTCCCTTGAACAGACCATCATATTCACGTTGATGACAGTGGCTGGCACTTCAGTTGTCGCCCTGATCAGTGCAGTTGCCGTAACGCAGCCCATCAAAGGTCAAGGTTTCTTCCGTGTCCTTCTGTACATGCCGAGCCTATTCTCGGTCGGCGCCGTTGGGCTGATCTGGGTGTGGCTGCTAAATACCCAGTACGGCGTACTCAACTACTTCCTGAGTTTCCTCGGTGTGAGGCCGATTGGTTGGCTCAGCGATCCGAATCTAGTCGTGCCATCGTTGAGCCTAACAACGGTGTGGTGGACGTTTGGGTTCCCCATGCTGATATTCATTGCAGGCCTACAAGGGATACCTGAAACACTGTATGAAGCCGCTCGGATTGACGGCGCTAACGGGCGTCAGGTCTTCTTTCGGATCACGCTGCCGCTGCTTCGCCCGACAATCCTCTTCGTCACGGTAACAGGCGTTATCGCGCACTTTCAGGTTTACGGTCAGCCCTTCATCATGACGACCGGTGGTCCGGGTCGCGAATCCTATACGGTTATCTACTACTTGTATCAGATTGCGTGGACGGCGTTCCGCATGGGCTACGGTGCGGCGATCGCCGTCGTCCTTGCCCTGATCATCGCAACTGTTACGGCCATCCAGTTCTTCTTCATCGGCCGGCGCGTGGAGTACTAG
- a CDS encoding carbohydrate ABC transporter permease, whose translation MGHRLRNLPAYTWLIVMSIFVMMPLLIAISQSLMTNAEVNRWPPQIIPANPTLDNMRQVLTQQDLRIDVWLRNSLLAATGYTVAVLVLCAPAAYAFARLRFPGNNILFAILLITIMIPSQVTLIPNYLLMRDLKWLDTFNALIFPGAANVFGVFLLRQFFMSIPTELEEAAVLDGASYFGRFWHVVLPLSTNALVALSIFIFLGHYNDLFWPFIVTNSLETRTLPVGLTILNSSYAGQYRPMVLSGAVLSTIPILIVYVLFQRRIIRGVMLTGMAGR comes from the coding sequence ATGGGACACCGACTAAGAAATCTCCCTGCGTACACGTGGTTGATCGTGATGTCGATCTTCGTGATGATGCCGCTGCTCATCGCGATCTCGCAATCGCTCATGACGAATGCCGAGGTCAACCGCTGGCCGCCACAGATTATCCCGGCCAACCCAACGCTCGATAATATGCGTCAGGTGCTCACCCAGCAGGACCTGCGCATCGACGTATGGCTGCGCAACAGCTTGCTTGCGGCGACGGGCTATACGGTCGCGGTGCTCGTGCTGTGCGCACCCGCCGCGTATGCATTCGCGCGCCTGCGCTTCCCGGGCAACAATATCCTGTTTGCGATCCTGCTCATCACCATCATGATTCCGTCGCAGGTGACGCTGATCCCGAACTATCTATTGATGCGCGACTTGAAGTGGCTGGACACGTTTAACGCCCTGATCTTCCCGGGCGCGGCCAACGTGTTCGGCGTGTTCCTGCTGCGCCAGTTCTTCATGTCGATCCCGACCGAGCTTGAAGAAGCGGCGGTGCTGGACGGCGCGAGCTACTTTGGGCGCTTCTGGCATGTCGTGCTGCCGCTGTCGACGAATGCACTTGTCGCGCTGTCGATCTTCATCTTCCTGGGTCACTACAACGACCTGTTCTGGCCGTTCATCGTCACCAACAGTCTTGAAACGCGCACATTACCGGTTGGCTTGACGATCTTGAACTCCTCGTATGCAGGTCAGTACCGGCCGATGGTGCTGTCAGGAGCGGTCCTGTCCACCATTCCGATCCTGATCGTGTACGTATTGTTCCAACGTCGAATTATCCGCGGTGTGATGCTGACCGGTATGGCCGGGCGATAG
- a CDS encoding alpha-N-arabinofuranosidase, with the protein MSNSNESHVYIDTNRVISAISPLLFSGFAEHMGRCVYEGIYDPASPHADANGLRKDVLAVLKEMNYRSIRYPGGNFLSGYRWEDGVGPRDKRPTRRDLAWRSIETNQFGTDEFMAFCKQINTEPMMGVNMGTGTIQDAANLVEYCNMPVGTKYADMRAANGHRDPYGVKYWCVGNEMDGPWQIGHLDAVEYGQKAREAAKMMRMHDPSIELVLCGSSHSNMPTYPEWDRVALEFCYDHVDYHSMHYYATNYEDDTLSYLALSAEFESFVDTLTGVLRYVKAKRRSKRDVYLSWDEWNVWYKDRSGDGGWTEAPHLSEEVYNLEDALVVAQWMNVFLRRSDVLKVACLAQIVNVISPLTTTRDSLLKHTTYYPIALFNRLASGDALDVAVTSPTYETEKFGAMPLLDVSSSFDAATGSNAVYIVNRSLSEHVPLTIHWQDRKPSSVKGAYQLAGTDPKAVNSFENPDVVVTKSIAAPAVQDGQSQLVLPPLSFTVLECGL; encoded by the coding sequence ATGTCCAATTCAAACGAGTCGCACGTCTACATCGACACCAATAGAGTCATCAGTGCCATCTCGCCGCTGCTGTTCAGCGGGTTCGCCGAGCACATGGGGCGCTGCGTCTATGAAGGCATCTACGATCCCGCGTCGCCACATGCGGACGCAAACGGCCTACGCAAGGACGTGCTCGCCGTCCTGAAAGAGATGAACTATCGCTCGATCCGCTATCCGGGTGGTAACTTTCTCAGCGGCTACCGGTGGGAAGACGGCGTCGGCCCGCGCGACAAGCGGCCCACACGCCGCGATCTCGCGTGGCGCTCGATCGAGACCAACCAGTTTGGCACCGACGAGTTCATGGCGTTCTGCAAGCAGATCAACACCGAGCCGATGATGGGCGTCAATATGGGGACTGGCACCATTCAGGACGCGGCCAATCTGGTCGAGTACTGCAATATGCCAGTCGGCACGAAGTACGCTGACATGCGTGCCGCTAACGGGCATCGCGACCCGTACGGCGTGAAGTACTGGTGTGTCGGCAACGAGATGGACGGCCCGTGGCAGATCGGGCATCTCGATGCCGTGGAGTACGGGCAGAAGGCCCGCGAAGCCGCCAAGATGATGCGCATGCACGACCCGTCAATTGAGCTCGTATTGTGCGGATCGTCGCATTCGAACATGCCGACTTATCCGGAGTGGGACCGTGTGGCGCTCGAATTCTGCTACGACCACGTCGATTACCACTCGATGCACTACTACGCCACCAACTATGAGGACGATACCCTGAGCTATCTGGCGCTCAGCGCGGAATTCGAGAGCTTCGTCGATACCCTCACCGGCGTGCTGCGCTACGTCAAGGCGAAGCGTCGCTCGAAGCGTGACGTCTACCTGTCATGGGACGAGTGGAATGTGTGGTACAAGGATCGCAGCGGTGACGGGGGCTGGACCGAAGCGCCGCACCTCAGCGAAGAAGTCTACAACCTCGAGGACGCACTCGTCGTCGCGCAGTGGATGAACGTGTTCCTTCGCCGCTCGGACGTGCTCAAGGTGGCGTGCCTTGCGCAGATCGTCAACGTGATCTCCCCGCTGACGACGACACGCGATTCACTGCTCAAGCACACGACCTATTACCCGATCGCGCTGTTTAACCGTCTCGCGTCCGGCGATGCGCTTGACGTCGCCGTTACGTCACCGACCTATGAGACGGAGAAGTTCGGCGCGATGCCGCTGCTCGACGTATCCTCGTCGTTCGATGCCGCGACTGGCAGTAACGCTGTCTACATCGTCAACCGCAGCCTGAGCGAGCATGTACCATTGACGATTCACTGGCAGGACCGCAAGCCGTCGAGCGTGAAGGGTGCGTATCAACTGGCCGGCACCGACCCGAAAGCCGTCAACTCGTTCGAGAACCCGGACGTCGTCGTCACCAAGTCGATTGCGGCGCCGGCGGTGCAGGACGGCCAGTCTCAGCTCGTACTGCCACCGCTGTCGTTCACGGTGTTGGAGTGCGGGCTCTAG